A stretch of Cytophagales bacterium DNA encodes these proteins:
- a CDS encoding M57 family metalloprotease encodes MNNTIFKSLFAFLLLVICLSGCIQEEPELLNDEGRQSILDQSNPNGRGGLMLDHDHYAYNTKVDLSLLGDSIVKVYPKFADEIPSLSESVRWIESVDNAIRDWNDAGSCLQFRRVGHNENPHITIIDFNDPDSVLVIDTANNPESVFGWAGEPINGLPFRFIWINQTYKNGNTTPDEQRNIIGHELGHCIGFTHTDRGQGVNEIYSPAPDNSIMHSGIVSRTITDLVGSDEIAVREFYGDCRSVTPSRSSLTGPEVLCIGQSGTITVQGTGIVDTWIYSNNVTGSNETPISTTVTINSGGTATVTANFTDGGTASWTINTGGPVPPNVSLAVINGLDSLQSYQTELYTVNGNAFDSYSSVQWVVYSFVFPNAAQHFNVTSPVGNNPLNATVEVLSTAPTGTYYVQCRVSNACGMYVIDKQIHVQEGLPQIFPSF; translated from the coding sequence ATGAATAATACAATTTTCAAGTCACTATTTGCGTTTTTGTTACTTGTAATTTGTTTGTCGGGATGTATTCAGGAAGAGCCTGAATTATTGAATGATGAAGGAAGGCAATCAATTCTTGATCAATCAAATCCTAATGGCAGAGGTGGATTGATGTTAGATCATGATCATTATGCCTACAATACGAAGGTGGATCTGAGCTTGCTGGGAGACAGTATCGTAAAAGTATATCCGAAATTTGCAGATGAGATTCCAAGTCTTTCCGAATCTGTAAGATGGATTGAATCAGTTGATAATGCCATTAGGGATTGGAATGATGCGGGTAGTTGCTTGCAGTTCAGACGAGTAGGACACAATGAAAATCCTCATATCACCATCATTGACTTCAATGATCCGGATAGTGTGCTAGTGATCGATACAGCTAACAATCCTGAAAGTGTTTTCGGCTGGGCCGGAGAGCCGATCAACGGGTTGCCGTTTCGATTTATCTGGATCAATCAGACCTATAAAAATGGTAACACCACACCGGACGAGCAAAGAAATATCATTGGTCACGAGCTGGGACACTGTATCGGATTTACCCATACAGATAGAGGTCAGGGCGTAAATGAGATTTATTCACCGGCTCCTGACAATTCGATCATGCATTCTGGAATTGTAAGTCGTACCATAACCGATCTTGTAGGGAGTGATGAAATTGCCGTACGTGAGTTTTATGGAGATTGTCGTTCGGTAACGCCTTCGCGAAGTTCACTGACGGGTCCTGAAGTGCTATGTATCGGGCAATCAGGGACAATTACGGTGCAAGGTACTGGAATTGTAGATACCTGGATTTACTCTAACAATGTAACGGGATCAAATGAAACTCCAATCAGTACAACGGTTACGATCAATTCAGGAGGTACTGCCACGGTTACGGCGAATTTCACCGATGGGGGAACAGCATCCTGGACCATTAACACCGGCGGACCAGTACCACCTAATGTGTCACTGGCCGTGATTAATGGATTGGACTCACTACAGAGCTATCAAACGGAACTATACACCGTAAATGGTAATGCTTTTGACAGTTATAGCAGCGTCCAGTGGGTGGTTTATAGTTTTGTTTTTCCGAACGCGGCTCAGCATTTCAATGTGACCTCACCGGTTGGAAATAATCCATTGAATGCGACTGTGGAGGTACTTTCAACTGCGCCAACGGGAACATATTATGTACAGTGCAGGGTCAGCAATGCGTGTGGAATGTACGTAATTGACAAACAGATCCACGTACAGGAAGGTCTACCGCAGATCTTTCCAAGTTTCTGA
- a CDS encoding PadR family transcriptional regulator yields the protein MKRIQIGEFEELVLLITAILHGQAYGVSVMDTIAEQTGRKINISAVHTALDRLEKKGFLKSNVGGATGERGGRRKRYFEVTDLGVQAIQMTRKMRNDLYDQIPKVVLSEING from the coding sequence ATGAAGCGGATACAAATAGGTGAATTTGAGGAGTTGGTACTGCTCATCACAGCCATCCTGCATGGCCAGGCTTACGGAGTGAGTGTCATGGACACCATTGCCGAACAAACGGGTCGTAAAATCAACATCAGTGCAGTGCATACAGCATTGGACCGATTGGAGAAGAAAGGCTTTTTGAAGTCCAATGTAGGAGGTGCTACCGGGGAACGAGGTGGTCGTAGAAAGCGGTATTTTGAAGTCACGGACCTAGGTGTTCAAGCCATTCAAATGACACGTAAGATGCGTAACGATCTGTATGATCAAATTCCTAAAGTCGTCCTATCCGAGATCAATGGCTGA
- a CDS encoding FtsX-like permease family protein yields MAEHTPQPPGWLLNFFRRLCKPSYVEYIEGDLLEIHERQSRDHEQKANWSFAWNIIRFLRPRYLKGPEDVYPKSTYPMFKNHVKISFRNMRRQAAYSLINILGLTVGIASCLLIAIHINMELSYDDFYSDSDRTFYVTNGGKGRYTPARMVATLIQDYPEVESGTRLWKVNDYVVKIDGQTTKITNGLVADSTFFDVFPQEFLQGEPKTSLIAPNSMVITQTFAERHYKGQNPIGKVIEVEGDNYTITALVSDPPRLTSIPFEFIVSFPREWYVTTGYWTGNNYFSFVKLTRSEQEPIMEAKFVDFVRHNYAKEVAEDGENIEDYILERLEGGNPFFTLESLKDLHLHHPHLSLGKGGKFSDVLILGFIGVLILLIATINFINMTTARAGLRHKEVGVRKVLGTTRQDIMKQFLTESLMVVLTATILGFALAALSLPFFNSLTERSMMFSDIASQTGFTLVAILVVITTLLSGGYPAFYISSIGPVQALKGEGPKGSGAGVRKFLVIFQFVVSIFLIATTIIVDRQVKLMQNTDLGLETEEVLAISNMTAIAEKFDYFKSQVAQNASVQSVTLTNQRPGGGISNWGYEIISDNPSKHGPDHIFADEHYMDVLDLQMVDGRFFQPGRLADSMTVIVNQHFAKIIGENAVGTTLSRGRDRNFTVIGVVEDFYATTVKRRSRPLVIRYEDDVNGFVSVSSYALVRIKGDFLSTVKAIEAQWQEVAGDYPFEAVFLNDAFNRLYENEERFGSMFKLFSILAIFIASLGLLSLAAYVLERRYKEIAIRKVLGASSERITSLILRDFAVMVIIAAVIASPIAYFYGNDWLQEFAKRIEIDWMLLVIPVVTVLLFTLLLVVVQSYRAASANPVHALKQE; encoded by the coding sequence ATGGCTGAACACACTCCTCAACCACCTGGCTGGCTGCTGAATTTTTTTCGAAGGCTTTGCAAACCCAGTTATGTAGAGTACATCGAAGGTGATTTACTGGAAATACATGAACGCCAGAGTCGCGATCATGAGCAAAAGGCAAACTGGTCATTTGCCTGGAATATCATTCGTTTTCTTCGTCCCCGATATTTGAAGGGGCCTGAAGATGTCTATCCAAAAAGTACTTATCCCATGTTTAAAAACCACGTCAAAATCTCATTTCGCAACATGCGAAGACAGGCTGCTTATTCTCTGATCAATATCCTAGGTCTTACCGTAGGCATAGCCAGCTGTTTATTGATCGCCATCCATATCAATATGGAACTGAGCTACGATGATTTCTATTCAGATAGCGATCGAACTTTTTATGTGACCAATGGAGGTAAAGGTAGGTACACACCTGCGCGAATGGTTGCCACATTAATTCAGGATTACCCAGAAGTCGAATCAGGCACAAGACTTTGGAAGGTAAATGATTATGTGGTGAAGATTGATGGTCAGACGACCAAAATAACCAATGGTCTAGTGGCCGATTCTACATTTTTTGACGTATTCCCTCAGGAATTTCTACAAGGGGAACCCAAAACATCCCTGATTGCTCCCAATTCTATGGTGATTACCCAAACATTCGCCGAACGACACTACAAAGGACAGAACCCTATCGGCAAGGTGATCGAGGTTGAAGGGGATAATTATACCATTACGGCATTGGTGAGTGATCCTCCCAGGCTCACCTCCATTCCTTTTGAATTCATTGTCTCTTTTCCAAGAGAGTGGTACGTTACCACCGGTTATTGGACAGGGAATAATTATTTCAGTTTCGTTAAACTGACAAGGTCGGAACAGGAACCCATCATGGAGGCCAAATTTGTTGATTTCGTTCGGCACAACTATGCCAAAGAAGTCGCAGAGGATGGGGAAAATATTGAAGATTATATTTTGGAAAGGCTGGAAGGTGGAAATCCTTTCTTCACACTGGAGTCCCTAAAGGACCTTCACTTGCATCATCCGCATTTATCACTGGGCAAAGGAGGGAAGTTCAGTGATGTTTTGATCCTGGGTTTTATCGGGGTGCTCATCTTGTTGATCGCAACCATCAATTTCATTAACATGACCACCGCAAGGGCAGGGTTACGCCACAAAGAAGTGGGGGTTAGAAAGGTACTTGGGACTACCCGTCAGGACATCATGAAGCAATTTTTGACCGAGTCTTTGATGGTGGTGCTGACCGCTACGATTCTTGGTTTTGCGCTGGCGGCATTGTCGTTGCCCTTCTTCAATTCCTTGACCGAAAGAAGCATGATGTTTTCCGATATTGCTTCACAGACTGGTTTCACTTTGGTTGCGATTCTTGTAGTTATTACCACGCTACTATCGGGTGGCTATCCGGCATTTTACATTTCTTCCATTGGACCAGTCCAGGCGCTCAAGGGAGAGGGTCCAAAAGGAAGTGGGGCAGGAGTACGCAAGTTTTTGGTCATCTTCCAATTTGTGGTGTCTATTTTTCTGATTGCCACCACCATCATTGTGGACCGACAAGTCAAATTAATGCAGAACACAGACCTTGGGTTAGAAACTGAGGAGGTATTGGCCATCAGTAACATGACTGCTATTGCAGAAAAGTTTGATTATTTCAAGAGTCAGGTCGCTCAAAATGCTTCGGTACAAAGCGTTACTCTCACGAACCAACGTCCAGGTGGAGGAATCTCGAATTGGGGGTATGAGATCATATCCGATAACCCCTCGAAGCATGGTCCGGATCACATTTTTGCAGATGAACATTACATGGATGTCCTGGATCTCCAAATGGTGGACGGTCGTTTCTTTCAGCCAGGCCGATTAGCAGATAGCATGACCGTGATCGTCAATCAACATTTCGCAAAGATCATTGGGGAGAATGCAGTTGGAACTACCCTTTCACGAGGACGAGATAGAAATTTCACGGTCATAGGAGTAGTAGAAGATTTTTATGCCACCACGGTGAAGCGGAGAAGTCGTCCGCTGGTGATTCGGTATGAAGATGATGTCAATGGGTTCGTTTCCGTCAGTAGTTATGCATTAGTTCGTATCAAGGGTGATTTTCTTTCGACAGTAAAAGCCATCGAAGCGCAGTGGCAGGAAGTGGCCGGAGATTATCCATTCGAAGCAGTGTTCCTGAATGATGCTTTTAATCGCTTATACGAAAATGAAGAACGATTTGGCAGCATGTTTAAGCTGTTTTCGATCCTTGCCATTTTCATTGCGTCTTTGGGGCTGCTCTCATTGGCTGCTTATGTGCTGGAACGCCGCTACAAAGAAATAGCCATTCGAAAAGTTCTCGGTGCTTCTTCTGAACGCATTACCTCTTTGATTTTGAGAGACTTTGCCGTGATGGTCATTATTGCTGCGGTTATTGCATCACCTATTGCCTACTTCTACGGTAATGACTGGCTTCAGGAATTTGCGAAGCGTATCGAGATTGACTGGATGCTGCTCGTGATCCCGGTGGTGACGGTATTACTTTTCACGTTACTACTGGTGGTGGTCCAATCTTACCGTGCCGCAAGTGCGAATCCGGTGCATGCGCTGAAGCAGGAGTAG
- a CDS encoding ABC transporter permease, translated as MNQKPPVPKLAHWLFRLYCAPYLYEEMHGDLEEFYYERVELKGLFKGKLFYWWNVIRCCQPYAWRPLPKSQISNIMLKSNIKVAYRSLKRNKVHASINVLGLAIGIAFSCMLYLYVSQELTYDQYHEKSDRLYRVLLLDERNPDQPRTFGSTPPPIGPALTEDMPEIENAARLFRPSGQVVFSVDNRNFQERDWFIVDQSLFEMMDFEVIDGDLSTALTEPNTAVITESAAIKYFGTPDVVGRELERGQNNGKITAVIRDLPANSHLQFAILVSNVNSDEGWQRYLSNWQTFGASTYVLLKEGTSIDQLRTKKDEFEKLRFGPFAAVFSIDFQGIEDIYMKSANIEFGVEESQGKMDYIYIFTSMGLFMLLIACINYLNLATATAVFRVREIGIRKAIGAYKKQLRGQFLTESFMITLLAMLFAIGIMDLTFPFFNGITGTQFDITFGTLLEYVPMIAGLSLLIGLLAGSYPAFYLSSFRPIQALRNQTSGGSAFLRKGLVIFQFVLTIVMIVSTLVVQNQLNFVRELDMGFDKERLLVIDINSGNVRAQFQTMKNEFEQISGVESVGVSSRVPGEWKNITTAYFRDVNSDPNDSLRSYFMGFDEDMLKTFKFELVAGDYFGNNQVVDSTGILLNETAAKALGLENPVGSSIIASTGQGKVRTRVVGVLKDFHFQSLHEKVAPLVIGAWNNPIRVIDYFTLKVAGDMSEVIAAADVVHKKFDDRSPMEYHVLTDQLEIFYEEEKKAGMIFQMGAGLSIFVACLGLFALASFTASKRKKEMGIRKILGADHAGLFLLLSSTFAKQVGIAFLIASPLAFYMMNNWLDAFEYHVSLGVGTFLLAGIMAFTVALLTVSYRSIRVIKSNPVESIRQE; from the coding sequence ATGAATCAAAAACCGCCTGTACCGAAGTTAGCTCACTGGCTGTTCCGGCTGTATTGCGCCCCGTACTTGTACGAGGAAATGCACGGCGATCTGGAAGAGTTCTATTACGAAAGAGTGGAACTCAAAGGCTTGTTCAAAGGCAAACTCTTTTACTGGTGGAATGTCATCCGTTGTTGTCAGCCTTATGCCTGGCGGCCACTACCCAAAAGTCAAATCTCAAATATCATGTTGAAAAGTAACATCAAAGTCGCCTATCGTTCCCTGAAGAGGAACAAGGTTCACGCCTCCATTAATGTGCTGGGGCTTGCCATAGGCATTGCCTTCAGCTGCATGCTGTACTTGTATGTGAGTCAGGAACTCACTTACGATCAATACCATGAAAAGTCGGATCGTCTCTATCGCGTCTTACTGCTGGACGAACGCAATCCTGATCAACCCAGAACTTTCGGATCTACGCCTCCTCCAATAGGGCCCGCCCTGACAGAGGATATGCCAGAAATTGAAAATGCGGCTCGTTTATTCCGACCTTCCGGGCAAGTAGTTTTTTCGGTAGACAACCGCAATTTTCAAGAGCGTGACTGGTTCATTGTTGATCAATCGCTCTTTGAAATGATGGACTTTGAAGTAATCGATGGAGACCTTTCTACCGCACTTACCGAGCCCAATACTGCCGTAATTACGGAATCAGCGGCCATCAAATATTTTGGAACACCAGATGTGGTTGGCAGAGAGCTGGAACGCGGACAAAATAACGGAAAAATCACTGCGGTCATTCGGGATTTGCCTGCCAACTCGCACTTGCAATTTGCGATCCTCGTCTCCAATGTCAACTCCGATGAAGGTTGGCAACGCTATCTGTCCAACTGGCAAACCTTCGGAGCGTCTACTTATGTCCTGCTAAAGGAAGGTACGTCTATTGATCAATTACGAACGAAAAAAGATGAGTTTGAAAAGCTCAGATTTGGCCCATTTGCTGCCGTCTTTTCCATCGATTTTCAAGGAATTGAGGACATCTATATGAAGTCTGCAAATATTGAATTCGGAGTAGAGGAAAGCCAGGGAAAAATGGACTACATCTACATTTTCACTTCGATGGGACTCTTCATGCTGCTAATCGCCTGCATCAACTACTTGAACCTTGCCACAGCAACAGCCGTATTCCGAGTACGTGAAATTGGCATTCGAAAAGCCATCGGTGCATACAAAAAACAATTACGGGGACAATTCCTCACGGAATCCTTCATGATCACCTTGTTGGCCATGTTATTTGCCATAGGCATCATGGACCTGACATTCCCCTTTTTCAATGGCATTACAGGCACTCAATTCGACATTACTTTCGGCACTTTGCTGGAATACGTCCCCATGATCGCAGGATTGTCACTATTGATTGGTTTGTTAGCAGGAAGCTATCCTGCATTTTATTTATCCAGTTTCCGCCCTATTCAGGCATTGCGCAATCAAACATCAGGAGGTTCAGCATTCTTGAGGAAAGGCCTGGTGATCTTTCAATTTGTATTGACCATCGTTATGATTGTTTCGACCCTGGTGGTTCAAAATCAATTGAATTTTGTTCGTGAATTGGACATGGGTTTTGACAAAGAGCGCTTACTGGTCATTGACATCAATAGTGGCAATGTTCGAGCACAATTCCAGACCATGAAAAATGAGTTTGAGCAGATATCTGGAGTGGAAAGTGTTGGTGTTTCCTCTAGGGTACCCGGTGAATGGAAGAACATTACCACCGCCTATTTCAGAGATGTTAACAGTGACCCTAATGACTCCTTACGTTCGTACTTCATGGGGTTCGATGAAGACATGCTTAAGACCTTCAAGTTTGAATTAGTGGCTGGTGACTACTTCGGAAACAATCAAGTGGTCGACTCTACGGGAATCCTATTGAATGAAACAGCGGCTAAGGCACTGGGACTGGAAAACCCGGTTGGATCATCGATCATTGCCAGTACAGGACAAGGAAAAGTTCGAACGCGTGTCGTTGGTGTGCTGAAAGATTTTCATTTTCAATCCTTGCATGAAAAAGTAGCACCACTGGTGATCGGAGCCTGGAACAATCCAATTCGGGTCATTGATTATTTCACCTTGAAAGTGGCCGGAGACATGTCCGAAGTAATTGCTGCGGCAGATGTGGTACACAAAAAATTTGACGACCGTTCTCCTATGGAGTACCATGTGCTAACCGACCAACTGGAGATATTCTACGAGGAGGAAAAGAAGGCAGGCATGATCTTCCAGATGGGTGCAGGACTTTCCATTTTCGTCGCTTGTCTCGGGTTATTTGCCCTGGCCTCTTTCACCGCATCAAAACGCAAGAAAGAAATGGGCATCCGGAAAATTCTGGGCGCGGATCACGCAGGTCTTTTTCTGTTACTTTCATCCACATTTGCCAAGCAAGTAGGCATTGCTTTCCTCATTGCAAGTCCGTTGGCATTCTACATGATGAACAATTGGCTGGACGCATTTGAGTACCATGTCTCTTTAGGAGTGGGTACCTTCTTACTAGCAGGGATCATGGCCTTCACCGTAGCATTATTGACGGTGAGTTATCGCTCCATCCGTGTGATCAAATCCAATCCGGTTGAATCGATAAGACAGGAATAG
- a CDS encoding helix-turn-helix transcriptional regulator — translation MSRTYLGEFEELVLLIVGVLFQDAYAVAITKEIQEQSGRPVNVSSVHKSLYRLEKKGMLESTLGAPESKRGGKRKRIFSITALGKKALDESMDLRTRLRQQIPEVAFKLKTIGS, via the coding sequence ATGTCCCGAACCTATCTCGGAGAGTTCGAAGAACTCGTTTTATTGATTGTAGGTGTGCTTTTTCAGGACGCTTATGCGGTGGCGATCACCAAGGAAATACAAGAACAGTCCGGACGACCGGTCAACGTCAGTTCTGTTCACAAGTCCTTGTATCGCCTGGAAAAGAAAGGCATGCTTGAATCTACTCTCGGTGCACCTGAAAGCAAACGCGGTGGAAAAAGAAAGCGCATCTTCTCCATCACGGCGTTAGGAAAAAAAGCACTGGATGAGTCCATGGACTTGCGTACTCGCTTGAGACAGCAAATTCCTGAAGTAGCCTTCAAACTCAAAACGATCGGTTCATGA
- a CDS encoding DUF4159 domain-containing protein — translation MLALMMIVAFGASAQQLKIAKLKYSGGGDWYANKTALPNLINYCNRNLRTDLFKEEDIVEVGSPDLFLYPYVYMTGHGNVTFSDEDALNLRRYLTSGGFLHIDDNYGMDPFVRLEMKKVFPNAEFVELPFDHPIYHQKYDFAKGLPKIHEHDGKPPQGLGILVDGRLVCYYSYESDLGNGWEDQVIYNDPEAKRQQALRMGANIISFVFTMEN, via the coding sequence ATGCTGGCACTAATGATGATTGTGGCTTTTGGTGCAAGTGCTCAGCAACTGAAGATCGCAAAACTGAAATACAGTGGTGGTGGCGACTGGTATGCTAACAAAACGGCACTACCCAACCTGATCAATTATTGTAATCGGAACCTACGTACTGACTTGTTCAAAGAAGAGGATATTGTAGAAGTAGGAAGTCCGGACCTGTTCCTCTACCCTTATGTATACATGACAGGTCATGGTAATGTGACCTTCAGCGATGAAGATGCACTTAACCTTAGAAGATATCTGACCTCAGGGGGTTTTCTGCACATTGATGACAATTACGGAATGGATCCATTTGTCCGATTGGAAATGAAAAAAGTATTCCCAAACGCAGAATTTGTGGAGCTTCCATTTGACCATCCGATCTATCATCAGAAGTATGATTTTGCAAAAGGTCTTCCCAAGATCCACGAGCACGACGGCAAGCCCCCACAAGGATTAGGTATTCTTGTCGATGGACGATTGGTTTGTTACTACTCCTACGAGTCTGACCTTGGCAACGGCTGGGAAGATCAGGTCATCTATAACGATCCCGAGGCCAAGCGCCAGCAAGCCTTAAGAATGGGCGCAAATATTATTTCGTTCGTGTTTACGATGGAGAATTAG
- a CDS encoding HAD family phosphatase, whose translation MNIGLLFDMDGVIVNNHEYHYQSWQLMCEKYGKPLSQDSYMQNMNGRTLNEVVQFIFETEMSMERVREIGEEKEAIYRDLYRKHLAPTDGLLTFLAACSAASIPMVVGTSAPTRNVDFTLDGLGIRSIFQGVLDERAVTKGKPNPEIYQKCAASIGLPNQQCVVFEDALSGIEAGKAAGSKVIALATSHKRSELDADLIIDDFTQLGLEQIHELFST comes from the coding sequence ATGAACATCGGATTATTATTCGACATGGATGGTGTGATTGTGAACAATCACGAATATCACTACCAAAGCTGGCAACTCATGTGTGAAAAATACGGCAAGCCATTGTCGCAGGATTCATACATGCAAAACATGAATGGCCGTACCCTCAATGAGGTGGTACAGTTCATTTTCGAAACGGAAATGTCCATGGAAAGGGTACGTGAAATTGGAGAAGAAAAGGAGGCAATCTATCGCGATCTCTACCGCAAACACCTGGCACCTACCGATGGTTTATTGACATTTTTAGCAGCTTGCTCAGCAGCGAGTATCCCGATGGTTGTTGGCACCTCTGCCCCAACCCGAAACGTTGATTTTACGCTTGATGGCCTTGGCATTCGTTCGATCTTTCAAGGAGTGTTAGACGAACGAGCGGTTACCAAAGGAAAGCCCAATCCTGAAATCTATCAGAAATGTGCAGCTTCTATTGGTCTACCGAACCAGCAATGCGTGGTTTTCGAAGATGCTCTCTCCGGGATCGAAGCTGGAAAGGCGGCGGGCAGCAAAGTCATCGCACTGGCTACTTCACACAAACGCTCAGAATTAGACGCTGACCTGATCATCGATGATTTTACTCAACTCGGTTTGGAACAAATCCACGAACTTTTCAGTACATAA
- a CDS encoding DUF5050 domain-containing protein produces MATSTEYNLQGPHYSPDGKSLLYKSKEDTVTRLMKISLDDLVEEMLYETNGYLCCYQFSRDGQQITFNGNDGDLEVFRINSDGTNLQKITDNELHDGGASWTYDNEKLVLTSVHNGDFNLAGIYWMNPNGTEKRRLHSLDFRAFDPSVSHDGKEVLAQHVEDGNLNIFRISIGDGSYQKMTSSDSADWYPEWSPDDRTIAFRNNESGDWDIFLMNRDGSNLRKVTSSPQEDRVPVWSPDGSLIAYQSRMPDQDGFDIWLMDSEGKQQRNLTQDEFDNQNPNWSPDGKSLVYSSKIGKVWQLMSIDADGSGKRLILPNKN; encoded by the coding sequence ATGGCAACTAGCACAGAATACAATCTGCAAGGTCCACACTACTCACCTGACGGTAAGTCTCTCTTATACAAGTCCAAGGAAGATACAGTAACACGCCTCATGAAAATCTCCCTGGATGATCTCGTTGAAGAAATGCTCTACGAGACCAATGGGTACCTTTGTTGTTATCAGTTCTCGCGCGACGGTCAACAAATAACTTTTAATGGTAATGATGGTGATCTGGAGGTCTTCCGAATCAATTCAGATGGCACCAATCTCCAAAAAATCACCGACAATGAACTTCATGATGGAGGTGCTTCATGGACCTACGACAATGAAAAACTAGTGCTTACCTCGGTGCATAATGGTGATTTCAATTTAGCAGGCATCTATTGGATGAACCCCAATGGGACTGAAAAACGTCGGCTTCATTCCCTGGACTTTCGGGCGTTTGACCCATCTGTTTCACATGATGGCAAAGAGGTTTTGGCGCAACATGTTGAAGATGGCAATCTCAATATCTTTCGCATCAGTATTGGTGATGGAAGCTATCAAAAAATGACATCTTCGGACTCGGCCGACTGGTATCCGGAATGGTCGCCTGATGATCGGACTATTGCTTTCCGCAACAATGAATCAGGAGACTGGGACATTTTTTTGATGAACCGAGATGGTTCGAATCTCAGGAAAGTCACTTCTTCACCACAGGAAGATCGTGTACCTGTTTGGTCCCCGGACGGATCATTAATCGCCTACCAATCCCGAATGCCGGATCAGGATGGTTTTGATATTTGGCTGATGGATTCCGAAGGCAAACAACAAAGAAACCTCACACAAGACGAATTTGACAATCAGAATCCAAACTGGTCCCCAGACGGCAAAAGCCTGGTTTATTCATCCAAAATAGGTAAAGTTTGGCAGCTGATGTCTATCGATGCCGATGGATCAGGAAAACGACTCATTCTGCCGAATAAAAATTAA